In bacterium, one genomic interval encodes:
- a CDS encoding tRNA (N(6)-L-threonylcarbamoyladenosine(37)-C(2))-methylthiotransferase MtaB, whose translation LQSGADGVLKRMNRPYTAVRARENILFAKGRIPRLGLGFDVMVGFPGETEADFARTVEAVEKTASYLLVFSFSPRPGTAAEGFTDCVPPLVKKERSRVLRSLSAELAYNFAEENIGARVRLLVERRRGPSGRQVGVTGNYLRGELVDAPEGLGGRMISGEVVGLHPDLSLTRPDHGPATVLVRYLEVVP comes from the coding sequence CTCCAGTCCGGAGCCGACGGCGTTTTGAAACGGATGAACCGGCCGTACACCGCCGTGCGCGCCCGGGAGAATATCCTCTTCGCGAAGGGGCGCATCCCGCGACTGGGGCTTGGATTCGACGTCATGGTCGGCTTCCCCGGCGAAACCGAGGCCGATTTCGCCCGGACGGTGGAGGCCGTCGAAAAAACCGCGAGCTACCTCCTCGTCTTCAGCTTCTCCCCCCGGCCGGGGACGGCGGCGGAAGGCTTCACCGACTGCGTCCCGCCCCTGGTGAAGAAAGAACGCTCCCGCGTCCTTCGGTCTCTATCGGCCGAGTTGGCGTATAATTTCGCCGAGGAAAATATCGGCGCCCGCGTCCGGCTGCTGGTCGAGCGGCGGAGGGGTCCATCCGGGAGGCAGGTGGGCGTCACCGGCAACTACCTGCGCGGCGAGCTGGTGGACGCGCCGGAGGGCCTCGGCGGGCGGATGATTTCGGGGGAGGTAGTCGGCCTCCACCCCGACCTGTCTCTCACCCGTCCCGACCACGGCCCGGCCACAGTGCTGGTCCGGTATCTGGAGGTTGTGCCCTAG